A stretch of Streptomyces vietnamensis DNA encodes these proteins:
- a CDS encoding acyl carrier protein: protein MTAPTSSHPSDPDVPLDVWLLDRVAAYLHRPADTIEPDVPLAEYGMDSVMAMSLCGDLEDERGLEVEPTLLWDHPTMDALRSHLVPSAGRSR, encoded by the coding sequence ATGACCGCTCCCACGAGCAGCCACCCGTCCGACCCCGACGTCCCCCTCGACGTCTGGCTCCTGGACCGTGTCGCGGCGTATCTGCACCGACCGGCCGACACCATCGAGCCGGACGTGCCGCTCGCCGAGTACGGCATGGACTCCGTCATGGCCATGAGCCTGTGCGGAGACCTGGAGGACGAGCGGGGCCTCGAGGTCGAGCCCACCCTGCTGTGGGACCACCCCACGATGGACGCCCTGCGGTCCCATCTCGTACCGTCCGCCGGGAGGAGTCGCTGA
- a CDS encoding acyl-CoA dehydrogenase, whose product MVTALAARGTHARATELEYALGDPADPANPVGYASLLAADRAAERFTAGEELLDDERVFAEFVPTGLGGRLDSFEELVAVMRPVFRRDVGLAMGYGMMSWMAASDVWTTGTGEQRRRLAGILLSGGKAAIAQHETAHSNQYVRSQVTAGTVGDRLLLNGAKPLINNLERARALVLFCRTDADAGSRSHSALLLDPQALPADRATLLPRHVSVGLRGCRFAGLDFRDCPVPASALLGPLGSGVTTALRSFQISRTVIAALAVGAVDTVLRTAVGFERSERSHPRHVSDPDTDRASAATTGAFVDLLLYDSLATVATRALHLLPEQTSVYSAALKYLLPKVLTETMYTLSTVLGSGIYHREGTLGIFQKHIRDVPVLSLGHAGSAACQATILPQLPRLARSSWFLEEAPPAALFRTGEPLPPAAAERLDIASGRDALSACLPLIASDITGDGPGERALAAIAAVLVDEFRDLRDRVRALERAQPHDLFPVAGFALVDRYALLLAASAVLGVWRHAGDGGDPFLADASWAAAALHVVARRLGARPPDLPPECARRVRQEMLLRFGAQLGFDLYNTPVCG is encoded by the coding sequence GTGGTGACCGCGCTCGCCGCCCGCGGGACCCACGCCCGGGCGACCGAGCTGGAGTACGCGCTGGGCGACCCCGCGGACCCGGCCAACCCGGTCGGGTACGCCTCGCTGCTCGCCGCCGACCGGGCCGCCGAGCGCTTCACGGCGGGCGAGGAACTCCTCGACGACGAGCGGGTGTTCGCCGAGTTCGTGCCCACCGGACTCGGCGGGCGCCTGGACTCCTTCGAGGAGCTGGTCGCCGTCATGCGCCCCGTGTTCCGCCGGGACGTCGGCCTCGCCATGGGCTACGGCATGATGAGCTGGATGGCCGCGTCCGACGTGTGGACGACGGGCACGGGGGAGCAGCGGCGCCGGCTGGCCGGCATCCTGCTGTCGGGCGGCAAGGCCGCGATCGCCCAGCACGAGACGGCGCACAGCAACCAGTACGTACGCAGCCAGGTGACCGCCGGGACCGTCGGCGACCGGCTGCTCCTGAACGGCGCCAAGCCGCTGATCAACAACCTGGAACGGGCCCGCGCGCTCGTCCTGTTCTGCCGTACGGACGCCGACGCCGGCAGCCGCAGCCACTCGGCGCTGCTGCTCGACCCCCAGGCCCTGCCGGCGGACCGCGCGACGCTGCTGCCCCGCCACGTGTCGGTGGGGCTGCGCGGCTGCCGCTTCGCCGGGCTCGACTTCCGGGACTGTCCGGTGCCCGCCTCGGCCCTGCTCGGCCCGCTCGGCAGCGGGGTGACGACGGCCCTGAGGTCCTTCCAGATCAGCCGTACCGTCATCGCCGCGCTCGCGGTCGGAGCGGTGGACACCGTGCTGCGCACGGCCGTCGGGTTCGAACGGTCCGAGCGGTCGCACCCCCGGCACGTGTCGGACCCCGACACCGACCGCGCCTCGGCCGCGACCACCGGTGCCTTCGTCGACCTGCTGCTGTACGACAGCCTCGCCACGGTCGCCACCCGGGCCCTGCACCTGCTGCCCGAGCAGACCAGCGTGTACTCCGCCGCCCTCAAGTACCTGCTGCCGAAGGTGCTCACGGAGACGATGTACACCCTGTCGACGGTCCTCGGCTCCGGCATCTACCACCGCGAGGGCACCCTCGGCATCTTCCAGAAGCACATCCGCGACGTCCCCGTGCTCAGCCTCGGGCACGCCGGGTCCGCCGCCTGCCAGGCGACGATCCTGCCGCAGCTGCCCCGGCTCGCCCGGTCCTCGTGGTTCCTGGAGGAGGCACCGCCCGCCGCCCTGTTCCGCACCGGCGAGCCGCTGCCGCCGGCCGCCGCGGAGCGGCTGGACATCGCCTCGGGTCGCGACGCCCTGAGCGCCTGCCTTCCCCTCATCGCCTCGGACATCACGGGCGACGGACCCGGGGAACGGGCACTGGCGGCGATCGCCGCCGTGCTCGTGGACGAGTTCCGCGACCTGCGGGACCGGGTGCGGGCCCTGGAGCGCGCACAGCCCCACGACCTCTTCCCCGTGGCCGGATTCGCCCTGGTCGACCGCTACGCCCTGCTGCTCGCCGCCTCCGCGGTCCTCGGGGTGTGGCGCCACGCCGGGGACGGCGGCGACCCGTTCCTGGCCGACGCCTCCTGGGCGGCGGCCGCCCTGCACGTGGTGGCCCGCAGGCTCGGGGCCCGCCCGCCCGACCTGCCGCCCGAGTGCGCGCGGCGCGTCCGCCAGGAGATGCTGCTGCGCTTCGGCGCCCAGCTCGGCTTCGACCTCTACAACACCCCCGTGTGCGGCTGA
- a CDS encoding fatty acyl-AMP ligase: MPNPSTFTDLVRERTEALAEADAHIELRHRGAGVSARHLTYGELDRRARRIASVLQERGAAGAPVLLLYSSTADFLAAYVGCLYAGALAVPAPLPGGGHRAGRTDRVASVLRDTGARLVLTESANAPEVSRWLADALVDGVACLATDLPGLGDPDAWRPVRTRPDDLAFLQYTSGSVADPRGVMVSHRNLMANQELLGRVLRTTPEDRFGGWLPHFHDMGFIAHLLHPLWLGSHSVQMSPVSFVKRPLRWLRAVQEYGVTVGGGPNFCYDLCTTRITDDEIAGLDLSRWRLALNGAEPVRPATLEAFARRFAPAGLRPEALYPCYGLAEATLLVSAGTPGAPHATTTADPAALEHGLLTPSPRTSAEGRVLAGCGPATGYDLRIVDPESGRELPPGAVGEIWLRGDSVAQGYWRRPAETEETFRATLDDGETGFLRTGDLGATEDGHLYVTGRLKELIILNGRNLYPQDVEYAVRGLAPALNSGVGAAFSVDAGGREQLVLVQELKDTDGDRDDETGRRALVRRIQETVGAEFNVPLANVLLVPAGTVRRTTSGKIQRSLMRALFVEGTLRARHEVLDPAVEALVRFRGTALGDDLLSPEPAGGGSGRW, translated from the coding sequence ATGCCGAACCCGTCCACATTCACCGATCTCGTACGCGAGCGCACCGAGGCGCTGGCGGAGGCCGACGCCCACATCGAGCTCCGCCACCGGGGCGCGGGCGTCTCCGCCCGGCACCTGACGTACGGGGAACTGGACCGGCGGGCCCGTCGCATCGCCTCGGTGCTCCAGGAGCGCGGGGCCGCCGGCGCGCCGGTGCTCCTGCTGTACTCCTCGACGGCCGACTTCCTCGCCGCGTACGTCGGCTGCCTGTACGCGGGAGCCCTGGCCGTGCCCGCCCCACTGCCCGGCGGCGGACACCGGGCCGGCCGGACCGACCGGGTGGCCTCCGTCCTGCGGGACACCGGCGCCCGGCTCGTCCTCACGGAGTCGGCGAACGCCCCGGAGGTCTCCCGCTGGCTCGCCGACGCCCTCGTCGACGGCGTCGCCTGCCTGGCGACGGACCTGCCCGGTCTCGGCGATCCGGACGCGTGGCGGCCGGTGCGGACCCGGCCCGACGACCTGGCGTTCCTCCAGTACACCTCGGGTTCGGTGGCGGACCCGCGCGGAGTCATGGTCTCCCACCGCAACCTGATGGCGAATCAGGAACTGCTGGGGCGGGTGCTCCGCACCACGCCGGAGGACCGGTTCGGCGGCTGGCTCCCGCACTTCCACGACATGGGTTTCATCGCACACCTCCTGCACCCGCTCTGGCTGGGCAGCCACTCCGTGCAGATGTCCCCGGTGTCCTTCGTCAAGCGACCGCTGCGCTGGCTGCGGGCCGTCCAGGAGTACGGCGTGACCGTCGGCGGCGGCCCCAACTTCTGCTACGACCTGTGCACCACCCGGATCACCGACGACGAGATCGCCGGACTCGACCTCTCCCGCTGGAGGCTCGCGCTCAACGGCGCCGAACCGGTGCGCCCCGCGACCCTGGAGGCGTTCGCGCGGCGGTTCGCCCCGGCCGGGCTGCGGCCCGAGGCGCTTTACCCCTGCTACGGCCTGGCCGAAGCCACCCTCCTCGTCTCCGCCGGCACCCCCGGCGCCCCGCACGCGACCACCACCGCCGACCCGGCGGCCCTGGAGCACGGCCTGCTCACACCGTCGCCGAGGACCTCCGCCGAGGGCAGGGTGCTCGCCGGCTGCGGCCCCGCCACCGGATACGACCTGCGGATCGTGGACCCGGAGAGCGGGCGGGAGCTGCCGCCGGGGGCCGTCGGCGAGATCTGGCTGCGCGGCGACAGCGTCGCCCAGGGCTACTGGCGCCGTCCCGCCGAGACCGAGGAGACCTTCCGGGCCACCCTGGACGACGGCGAGACCGGCTTCCTGCGGACCGGGGACCTGGGCGCGACCGAGGACGGGCACCTGTACGTGACCGGCCGGCTGAAGGAACTGATCATCCTCAACGGCCGCAACCTCTACCCGCAGGACGTCGAGTACGCCGTGCGCGGCCTCGCCCCCGCCCTGAACTCCGGTGTCGGCGCCGCCTTCTCGGTCGACGCCGGCGGACGCGAACAACTGGTCCTCGTGCAGGAGCTGAAGGACACGGACGGGGACCGCGACGACGAGACGGGCCGGCGCGCCCTGGTCCGCCGGATCCAGGAGACGGTCGGGGCCGAGTTCAACGTGCCGCTCGCCAACGTCCTGCTCGTTCCGGCCGGCACGGTGCGCCGCACCACCAGCGGCAAGATCCAGCGGTCCCTCATGCGCGCGCTGTTCGTGGAGGGCACCCTGCGGGCCCGCCACGAGGTGCTCGACCCCGCCGTCGAGGCCCTCGTCCGTTTCCGGGGCACCGCACTCGGCGACGACCTGCTGAGCCCGGAACCGGCCGGCGGGGGGAGCGGCCGGTGGTGA
- a CDS encoding DUF4097 family beta strand repeat-containing protein translates to MSSAPLMSSAPLLRPVPLIASLVTVSGLLMGCSATADPRTETRSYTVSEQVRNLTVHNAGGDIEVSAGSGTAVRVTEILDYTAHKPTTGHELVSGDLHITASGCGDTGARACGVRFRIEVPDGVPVKLDTDGGDILVRKLSAATEATTGGGSVTVEDSSARSLVAHTSGGDIAARMTTAPDRLSATTDGGDVSVRLPGGPYSLDVATAAGSRTVGVAHAPASPHKVKVYSKGGDVRVVPVA, encoded by the coding sequence ATGTCCTCCGCACCCCTCATGTCCTCCGCACCCCTCCTGCGTCCCGTGCCGCTGATCGCCTCGCTCGTGACGGTCTCCGGTCTGCTCATGGGCTGTTCCGCGACCGCGGACCCCCGGACGGAGACCCGCTCGTACACCGTGTCCGAGCAGGTCCGGAACCTGACGGTGCACAACGCCGGCGGCGACATCGAGGTGTCCGCGGGCTCGGGCACCGCCGTCCGCGTGACCGAGATCCTGGACTACACCGCCCACAAGCCGACGACCGGCCACGAGCTCGTGTCCGGCGACCTGCACATCACCGCGTCCGGCTGCGGGGACACCGGGGCGCGCGCGTGCGGGGTCCGCTTCCGCATCGAGGTCCCGGACGGCGTGCCGGTGAAGCTGGACACGGACGGCGGCGACATCCTCGTACGGAAGCTGTCGGCGGCCACGGAGGCCACCACGGGCGGCGGTTCGGTCACCGTCGAGGACAGCTCCGCCCGCAGCCTGGTCGCGCACACCTCCGGCGGCGACATCGCGGCACGCATGACCACGGCCCCCGACCGCCTCTCGGCGACGACGGACGGCGGGGACGTCTCGGTCCGTCTGCCCGGCGGTCCGTACTCCCTCGACGTCGCGACGGCGGCCGGCTCCCGCACGGTCGGCGTCGCGCACGCGCCCGCCTCGCCGCACAAGGTGAAGGTGTACTCGAAGGGCGGGGACGTGCGGGTGGTTCCCGTCGCCTGA
- a CDS encoding dihydrofolate reductase family protein produces MRDVTYSMGVSLDGYIVGPDGNFDWTVPDEEVFRFWIDEIRGVDVHLLGRRLYETMLYWETADQDPSLDDSTREWISLWNPLPKVVFSTTLSTVQGHARLASGNLAEEIERLRAEPGDGDIAIGGATLAAEAAASDLIDEYRTMVHPVLVGGGIPFFPRDERRVDLELVETRTFGSKVVYLRHRVVR; encoded by the coding sequence ATGCGCGACGTGACCTATTCGATGGGCGTCTCGCTCGACGGCTACATCGTCGGGCCGGACGGAAACTTCGACTGGACCGTCCCCGACGAGGAGGTCTTCCGCTTCTGGATCGACGAGATCCGGGGGGTCGACGTCCACCTCCTCGGCCGACGTCTGTACGAGACGATGCTGTACTGGGAGACCGCCGACCAGGACCCCTCGCTCGACGACTCCACGCGCGAGTGGATCTCGCTCTGGAACCCGCTCCCCAAGGTGGTCTTCTCCACCACGCTGTCGACCGTGCAGGGCCATGCCCGCCTGGCCTCCGGCAACCTGGCGGAGGAGATCGAGCGGCTGCGGGCCGAGCCGGGCGACGGCGACATCGCGATCGGCGGCGCGACGCTCGCCGCCGAGGCGGCCGCGTCGGATCTGATCGACGAGTACCGGACGATGGTCCACCCGGTGCTCGTCGGCGGCGGCATTCCCTTCTTCCCCCGGGACGAGCGCCGGGTGGACCTCGAACTCGTCGAGACCCGCACCTTCGGCTCGAAGGTCGTCTACCTCCGCCACCGCGTGGTGCGCTAG
- the corA gene encoding magnesium/cobalt transporter CorA yields the protein MIHRLRSAVRRTYRRAVDLSHPARSPLGSAVVNCVVYRDGVRQDGVRSVEEAVRRVRKSGDGFVWIGLHEPEEKEFAGLAELFGLHPLAVEDAVHAHQRPKLEQYDDVLFAVFKTVRYVEHDELTATSEVVDTGELMAFTGPDFVITIRHGGHGSLGPLREALESEPEQLAKGPSAVLHAIADHVVDDYLAVTEAVQDDLDAIETAVFSEQGHRDDVGRIYQLKRELLELKRAVAPLGRPLQRLASEPVPTVAAEIRAYFRDVVDHLARVTEQVASYDTLLDSILQAHLAQVTVAQNEDMRKITAWAAIIAVPTMVCGVYGMNFEHMPELRWTYGYPLVLGVMAVACFVIHRGFRRNGWL from the coding sequence ATGATCCACCGTCTGCGCAGCGCCGTCCGCCGGACGTACCGGCGTGCCGTGGACCTCAGCCACCCGGCGCGTTCGCCGCTCGGCAGCGCGGTGGTCAACTGCGTGGTCTACCGGGACGGCGTACGGCAGGACGGGGTCCGGTCGGTCGAGGAGGCCGTGCGGCGCGTGCGGAAGTCGGGCGACGGGTTCGTGTGGATCGGTCTGCACGAACCGGAGGAGAAGGAGTTCGCGGGTCTCGCGGAGCTGTTCGGGCTGCACCCGCTCGCGGTGGAGGACGCCGTCCACGCCCACCAGCGGCCGAAACTGGAGCAGTACGACGACGTGCTGTTCGCCGTCTTCAAGACGGTGCGTTACGTGGAGCACGACGAGCTCACCGCCACCAGCGAGGTGGTGGACACCGGCGAGCTGATGGCCTTCACCGGGCCCGACTTCGTCATCACCATCCGTCACGGGGGACACGGTTCGCTCGGTCCGCTCCGCGAGGCCCTGGAATCGGAGCCCGAGCAGCTCGCGAAGGGGCCCTCCGCGGTGCTGCACGCGATCGCCGACCACGTCGTCGACGACTACCTCGCCGTCACGGAGGCCGTGCAGGACGACCTGGACGCGATCGAGACCGCGGTCTTCTCCGAGCAGGGCCACCGCGACGACGTCGGCCGCATCTACCAGCTCAAGCGCGAGCTCCTCGAACTCAAGCGGGCCGTGGCGCCGCTGGGCCGGCCGCTCCAGCGGCTCGCGTCCGAGCCGGTGCCGACCGTCGCGGCCGAGATACGCGCGTACTTCCGTGACGTGGTCGACCACCTGGCGCGGGTCACCGAGCAGGTCGCCTCGTACGACACGCTCCTCGACTCGATCCTCCAGGCCCACCTCGCGCAGGTGACCGTCGCCCAGAACGAGGACATGCGCAAGATCACCGCCTGGGCCGCCATCATCGCGGTCCCGACGATGGTGTGCGGCGTCTACGGCATGAACTTCGAGCACATGCCCGAGCTGCGCTGGACCTACGGCTACCCCCTGGTCCTCGGCGTCATGGCCGTCGCCTGCTTCGTCATCCACCGCGGTTTCCGCCGCAACGGCTGGCTCTGA
- a CDS encoding alpha/beta fold hydrolase — protein sequence MPTITSYDGTAIWYELLGEGPPLVVLPGGPGMDLRYLADLGGLDRRARLVVVDARASGRSGVPEDRRTVAFTEQARDIEAVRAHLGLDRIDLLGHSAGCLTAQEYAAAYPGRVRRLVLVAPVGRVSREPDESELAELRARRTAEAWYPDAAEAYRLIVAGGATGAELAALHRRITPFFWHHWDDARRAEHRPEHASPHAWLREAFYAGSAGPATRDARLDRLASVKAPVLVLAGASDGMIGTAPARAAAACYPDARLEVLERSGHRPWVEEPERFTELVSGFLSDVPG from the coding sequence ATGCCGACGATCACTTCGTATGACGGGACCGCGATCTGGTACGAACTCCTCGGTGAAGGGCCGCCGTTGGTGGTCCTGCCCGGCGGGCCGGGGATGGACCTCCGCTACCTGGCCGATCTGGGGGGACTCGACCGGAGGGCGCGGCTGGTCGTGGTGGATGCCCGGGCCTCCGGGCGCTCCGGGGTGCCGGAGGACCGGAGGACGGTGGCCTTCACCGAACAGGCCCGGGACATCGAGGCGGTGCGTGCGCACCTGGGGCTCGACCGGATCGACCTGCTTGGTCACTCGGCCGGGTGCCTGACGGCGCAGGAGTACGCGGCGGCGTACCCGGGGCGGGTACGGCGGCTGGTGCTGGTCGCCCCGGTGGGGCGGGTCTCGCGGGAGCCGGACGAGAGCGAGCTGGCGGAGCTGCGGGCCCGGCGCACGGCTGAGGCGTGGTACCCGGACGCGGCCGAGGCGTACCGGCTGATCGTGGCGGGCGGCGCCACCGGGGCCGAGCTCGCCGCGCTGCACCGGCGGATCACGCCGTTCTTCTGGCACCACTGGGACGACGCCCGGCGGGCCGAGCACCGGCCCGAGCACGCCTCGCCGCACGCCTGGCTGCGCGAGGCGTTCTACGCCGGTTCCGCCGGCCCGGCCACGCGGGACGCCCGGCTGGACCGGCTGGCCTCGGTGAAGGCACCGGTCCTGGTGCTGGCCGGAGCCTCGGACGGCATGATCGGGACGGCCCCGGCCCGGGCGGCCGCGGCCTGCTACCCGGACGCCCGGCTCGAAGTACTGGAGCGGTCCGGTCACCGGCCGTGGGTGGAGGAGCCGGAGCGCTTCACCGAGCTGGTCTCGGGCTTCCTCTCCGACGTCCCGGGCTGA
- a CDS encoding 4'-phosphopantetheinyl transferase family protein: MTGIVLVRYLDLDRCGDGPAQRRLLDEDELARLGRIAVPRTAARFVAAHAALRLTVARYCGVPPGRVRWTRTPNGMPLVAAPDPEVRVSLSHTGRHAAVAVTRGRGIGIDLEGAGEPRRLPSSVRGMPVGPGGFPAAWTRMEACVKAVGGRLTEGLPLLTAAPGVVRAEHGALAGTTWYVRQLAAPPGCAAALAGVGPAPVAVDLGRFRPPVAWRSGQPGTSERKPETSSVKRSGSSTHGR, from the coding sequence ATGACCGGCATCGTCCTGGTGCGCTACCTCGACCTGGACCGCTGCGGCGACGGCCCGGCCCAGCGCCGCCTGCTCGACGAGGACGAGCTGGCCCGGCTGGGCCGCATCGCCGTACCGCGCACGGCAGCGCGTTTCGTCGCCGCGCACGCTGCGCTCCGGCTGACCGTCGCCCGGTACTGCGGCGTACCGCCCGGCCGGGTGCGCTGGACCAGGACCCCGAACGGCATGCCGCTGGTGGCGGCCCCCGATCCGGAGGTCCGGGTGAGCCTCAGCCACACCGGCCGCCACGCCGCGGTCGCGGTCACCCGGGGCCGCGGCATCGGCATCGACCTGGAGGGGGCCGGCGAGCCGCGCCGACTCCCGTCCTCCGTCCGGGGGATGCCCGTGGGGCCGGGTGGTTTCCCGGCGGCCTGGACCAGGATGGAGGCCTGCGTGAAGGCGGTGGGCGGGCGGCTGACCGAGGGTCTTCCGCTGCTCACCGCCGCCCCCGGCGTGGTCCGGGCCGAGCACGGGGCTCTGGCCGGAACCACCTGGTACGTACGGCAGCTGGCCGCGCCACCGGGGTGCGCCGCCGCCCTCGCGGGGGTCGGCCCGGCGCCGGTGGCCGTGGACCTCGGGCGGTTCCGGCCGCCCGTCGCCTGGCGCTCCGGTCAGCCCGGGACGTCGGAGAGGAAGCCCGAGACCAGCTCGGTGAAGCGCTCCGGCTCCTCCACCCACGGCCGGTGA
- a CDS encoding amino acid adenylation domain-containing protein — MTGQTGQPTGVLAGAVRPLDAHSIVELIRRQSRRRPDATALVHGDRRWSYAELWRWSAALADTLAEAGVGPGDRVLLWADRTPATVAAALAVMALRAAYVPLDPAFPVQRVRAVVEAADPVLLLHDSAAATITPPEVRVPAVDLAGLPGSGPAPRERELPEPTDPAYVIFTSGSTGTPKGVVIEHGSLANYVQWCGAVTGLAAGAGSPLFGSLGFDHAITSLWPALAHGSRLTLFAGVWDQQALFEGLEQPYELLKVTPSHLRFFERTARPDYRRTTRLLMFGGEALDPALIAGIGERLEGVRMMNHYGPTEATVGCCHLEFDPAAVQGLPSVPIGRPIWNTRAYLVDDRLRPARPGEAAELVIAGAGVAAGYLGRPEAGNNFLDEAELGGPSGRAYRTGDRVELLADGTLLYLGRGDSQFKVSGYRIELGELRRHTLAVPGVSDVAFDVLPGAVESLEALLVLAPGADGSAEQEQDAVRAVRAALSAALPAALVPRRMKVVPELVFNTNGKCDLAATRAAAGR, encoded by the coding sequence ATGACCGGCCAGACCGGCCAGCCCACCGGTGTCCTGGCGGGAGCGGTCCGCCCGCTCGACGCGCACAGCATCGTCGAACTGATCCGCCGTCAGTCCAGGCGCCGCCCCGACGCCACCGCCCTGGTGCACGGGGACCGCCGCTGGAGCTACGCCGAGCTGTGGCGCTGGAGCGCCGCGCTCGCCGACACCCTCGCGGAGGCCGGGGTCGGCCCCGGCGACAGGGTGCTGCTCTGGGCGGACCGCACCCCGGCCACGGTCGCCGCCGCACTCGCGGTGATGGCCCTGCGCGCCGCGTACGTCCCGCTCGACCCCGCCTTCCCCGTCCAGCGGGTGCGGGCCGTGGTGGAGGCCGCCGACCCGGTCCTGCTGCTGCACGACTCGGCGGCGGCGACCATCACCCCGCCCGAGGTCCGGGTGCCCGCCGTCGACCTGGCCGGACTGCCCGGGAGCGGCCCGGCGCCCCGCGAGCGGGAGCTCCCCGAGCCGACCGACCCGGCCTACGTGATCTTCACCTCCGGCTCCACCGGCACGCCCAAGGGCGTGGTGATCGAGCACGGCTCACTGGCCAACTACGTCCAGTGGTGCGGCGCGGTGACCGGCCTGGCGGCCGGGGCGGGCAGTCCGCTGTTCGGCAGCCTCGGCTTCGACCACGCGATCACCTCGCTCTGGCCGGCCCTGGCCCACGGCAGCCGGCTCACCCTGTTCGCCGGTGTCTGGGACCAGCAGGCACTTTTCGAGGGCCTGGAGCAGCCGTACGAGCTCCTCAAGGTGACGCCCTCCCACCTGCGGTTCTTCGAGCGCACCGCCCGGCCCGACTACCGCCGCACCACCCGGCTGCTGATGTTCGGCGGCGAGGCGCTGGACCCGGCGCTGATCGCCGGGATCGGCGAACGCCTGGAGGGGGTACGGATGATGAACCACTACGGCCCGACCGAGGCCACCGTCGGCTGCTGCCACCTGGAGTTCGACCCGGCCGCCGTCCAGGGCCTGCCCAGCGTCCCGATCGGCCGGCCGATCTGGAACACCCGGGCCTACCTGGTGGACGACCGGCTCCGCCCCGCCCGTCCCGGTGAGGCGGCCGAACTGGTCATCGCGGGCGCGGGCGTGGCGGCCGGCTACCTCGGCCGCCCCGAGGCCGGGAACAACTTCCTCGACGAGGCCGAGCTGGGCGGCCCGTCCGGCCGGGCCTACCGGACCGGGGACCGGGTGGAGCTGCTCGCCGACGGCACCCTGCTCTACCTCGGCCGAGGCGACAGCCAGTTCAAGGTCAGCGGCTACCGGATCGAGCTGGGGGAGCTGCGCAGGCACACGCTCGCGGTGCCCGGGGTGTCGGACGTCGCGTTCGACGTGCTGCCCGGGGCGGTGGAGAGCCTGGAGGCGCTGCTGGTGCTCGCCCCCGGTGCGGACGGCTCGGCCGAGCAGGAGCAGGACGCCGTCCGCGCGGTGCGTGCCGCACTGTCGGCGGCCCTGCCCGCCGCGCTGGTGCCCCGCCGGATGAAGGTCGTCCCCGAGCTGGTGTTCAACACCAACGGCAAGTGCGACCTGGCCGCCACCAGGGCGGCTGCGGGCCGCTGA
- a CDS encoding FAD-dependent oxidoreductase, which yields MDADVLVIGAGIAGLTTAARLLAQGLRVTVMERAEGLQAAGAGIMLHPNALAHLDHLGPELYATGTGIARQVTTDPDGTATTLDWAAVWGGPRLPLAVQRIRLAELMLRHLPEGTVRWSTEPVALHQRPDHVEVEFAGGRRHERYGVVIGADGVNSWVRRQYVDPAAEPRYLGHVYWRTTVPSQAPFDFTDWRIWRAGGHFFGGMPIGGGRHHVFLQADLDRPVRVPADRAHPELVALAAEMGPRVGALVAALDPADSYNVRPALGLSVQRWTADRIALLGDAAHSFSPATTQGGAMAVEDSAVLAEELARSGVGPRALADYEARRLPRVRDFTRLARLHGVLSSSIQHGPALAAAPGAAPRPAPSPTAWFRRLYRPLMDAA from the coding sequence ATGGACGCGGACGTACTGGTGATCGGTGCCGGCATCGCCGGACTCACCACCGCCGCACGGCTGTTGGCCCAGGGCCTGCGGGTGACCGTGATGGAACGGGCCGAAGGGCTCCAGGCGGCCGGGGCGGGCATCATGCTGCACCCCAACGCGCTGGCCCACCTGGACCACCTCGGCCCGGAGCTGTACGCCACCGGCACCGGGATCGCCCGGCAGGTCACCACCGACCCGGACGGCACCGCCACCACCCTGGACTGGGCGGCGGTCTGGGGCGGCCCCCGGCTGCCCCTGGCCGTACAGCGCATCCGGCTGGCCGAGCTGATGCTCCGCCACCTCCCGGAGGGCACCGTCCGCTGGTCCACCGAACCGGTCGCGCTGCACCAGCGGCCCGACCACGTGGAGGTGGAGTTCGCGGGCGGCCGGCGGCACGAGCGGTACGGCGTGGTGATCGGGGCCGACGGGGTCAACTCCTGGGTCCGGCGGCAGTACGTGGACCCGGCGGCCGAGCCCCGCTACCTCGGGCACGTCTACTGGCGTACGACCGTGCCCTCGCAGGCCCCGTTCGACTTCACCGACTGGCGGATCTGGCGGGCCGGCGGACACTTCTTCGGCGGCATGCCGATCGGCGGCGGACGCCACCACGTCTTCCTCCAGGCCGACCTGGACCGCCCGGTCAGGGTCCCCGCCGACCGCGCCCACCCCGAACTGGTCGCGCTGGCCGCGGAGATGGGCCCGCGGGTGGGCGCCCTGGTCGCGGCCCTGGACCCGGCGGACAGCTACAACGTCCGCCCGGCGCTCGGCCTGAGCGTGCAGCGCTGGACGGCCGACCGGATCGCCCTGCTCGGCGACGCGGCACACTCCTTCTCCCCGGCCACCACCCAGGGCGGCGCCATGGCCGTCGAGGACAGCGCGGTGCTCGCCGAGGAGCTGGCCCGCTCCGGCGTGGGCCCGCGGGCCCTGGCCGACTACGAGGCCCGCCGGCTTCCCCGGGTCCGGGACTTCACCCGGCTGGCCCGGCTGCACGGAGTGCTGTCCTCCAGCATCCAGCACGGCCCGGCCCTCGCCGCCGCGCCCGGTGCCGCCCCACGGCCGGCGCCGAGCCCGACCGCGTGGTTCCGACGCCTGTACCGCCCGCTGATGGACGCGGCCTGA